From a region of the bacterium genome:
- a CDS encoding dihydrofolate reductase — MRKLIAAINMTLDGFCDHTALIADEEI; from the coding sequence ATGAGAAAACTAATTGCAGCAATCAATATGACACTTGACGGGTTTTGCGACCACACGGCATTAATTGCAGATGAAGAAATAC
- a CDS encoding integrase core domain-containing protein, producing the protein MEDAIRIVSEFVTHYNERRLHSAIGYITPLAKLEGREKQIFAERDRKLEAAREQRRIARQAAAQSISEQLLQN; encoded by the coding sequence TTGGAGGACGCCATACGCATCGTAAGCGAATTCGTAACGCATTATAACGAACGCAGGCTGCACAGCGCGATTGGATACATCACGCCTCTGGCCAAGCTGGAAGGCCGCGAGAAGCAGATTTTTGCAGAAAGGGATCGTAAGCTTGAAGCCGCGCGAGAACAGCGCCGGATCGCACGGCAGGCAGCAGCGCAGAGCATTTCAGAACAATTACTACAGAATTAG